The Babylonia areolata isolate BAREFJ2019XMU chromosome 17, ASM4173473v1, whole genome shotgun sequence genome has a window encoding:
- the LOC143291704 gene encoding uncharacterized protein LOC143291704, whose product MSLFADKWTSPFSNNPFRLDDFYTTSFGEFRLGSNCSIFKKQPKVEEDCQPLEMKLRNGSMFTDRGFYDHFDSIFHDRSRRYDLRSAASDSSRRSPPPTGKGKEYIIPIKFKTSTQDANQTSKNSRTESASAASNSSTPRAASGRAIEIPIVVECPSPSPSTKTRRDKSRSPILLKSSTDPTSSYKVLTPTTEEIGGLQRKDNSGDVVLDSDVFFVKSSHADPQKQSQSVKPESDIEVVEIEDDDSFMRSLRRKPLRHQQNSSSISLQGPVLVNRRSRITAASTKKPTTSPEDNSVNNRDERSQSQKEPESKRQLCSHPGRFDVTATPSYPIYDYLKPELATQDRQIDYIRGDGNCFFRAISKAVYGSEAYHPECRQAVCDLIHAHPDLFRQYIDHSSITTHIIDMRVMGTWATTCEIYAAAALLGREIYVLAPSPSSDAQYHWLLFSPRSLTGPSIGGSLRRQREEEGGDRGDPCYVTLCHTNANHYDHITPIAACCNCQLPVPRLNGVSTVLDLTTSDQEEILRKE is encoded by the exons ATGAGTCTGTTTGCCGACAAGTGGACTTCGCCATTCAGCAACAACCCTTTCAGGTTGGACGACTTTTACACCACTTCATTCGGGGAGTTTAGGTTGGGATCGAACTGTTCAATTTTCAAAAAACAACCAAAGGTGGAAGAAGACTGTCAACCATTAGAAATGAAGCTGAGAAACGGTTCTATGTTCACTGATCGAGGATTTTACGATCATTTTGATTCCATTTTCCACGACCGAAGCAGACGATACGATTTGAGATCAGCTGCCTCTGACTCCAGCAGACGGTCGCCCCCACCGACTGGCAAAGGGAAAGAGTACATAATTCCCATCAAATTCAAAACGTCGACACAAGATGCAAACCAAACGTCCAAAAATTCAAGGACGGAATCGGCTTCAGCTGCTTCGAATAGTTCGACACCAAGGGCTGCATCAGGACGGGCGATAGAAATTCCGATAGTGGTGGAATGTCCCAGTCCATCTCCAAGTACTAAAACCAGACGGGACAAATCTCGCTCGCCGATTTTGTTGAAAAGTTCTACAGATCCGACGTCAAGCTACAAGGTGTTGACGCCAACAACTGAAGAAATCGGGGGTTTACAAAGAAAAGACAATTCTGGTGATGTTGTATTGGATAGTGATGTCTTCTTCGTGAAATCATCGCACGCTGATCCACAAAAACAGTCCCAATCCGTGAAACCAGAGTCGGATATTGAAGTTGTTGAAATCGAAGATGATGATTCCTTTATGCGATCTCTTCGTCGGAAACCTCTTCGTCATCAGCAAAATTCATCATCAATATCTTTACAAGGACCTGTTTTGGTGAACCGCCGTTCGCGTATCACTGCAGCTAGCACCAAGAAGCCGACAACATCACCTGAAGATAACTCGGTCAACAACAGGGACGAAAGAAGCCAGTCACAGAAAGAACCAGAAAGTAAACGACAATTGTGTAGTCATCCAGGACGATTTGACGTGACAGCAACACCTTCATATCCCATCTACGATTACTTGAAACCAGA ACTCGCCACccaagacagacagatcgactaCATACGAGGAGACGGCAACTGCTTTTTCCGAGCCATCTCCAAAGCAGTGTACGGCTCAGAGGCCTATCACCCCGAGTGCCGACAGGCCGTGTGTGACCTGATCCACGCTCACCCTGACCTCTTTCGCCAGTACATTGACCACAGCAGCATCACAACGCACATCATCGACATGCGCGTGATGGGCACGTGGGCCACAACCTGTGAGATATATGCTGCGGCCGCCTTGCTGGGCAGAGAGATCTATGTCCTTGCTCCTTCCCCTTCCAGTGACGCCCAATATCATTGGCTGCTTTTCTCGCCGCGCTCTCTCACGGGGCCATCGATTGGAGGAAGCTTGCGTCGgcagcgggaggaggagggtggggatcgTGGGGATCCGTGTTACGTGACGCTGTGTCACACCAACGCCAACCACTACGACCACATCACGCCAATAGCCGCCTGCTGCAACTGCCAGCTGCCGGTCCCCAGACTGAACGGCGTGTCCACGGTGCTGGATCTGACCACGTCTGACCAGGAGGAAATCCTCAGAAAGGAGTGA
- the LOC143291705 gene encoding palmitoyltransferase ZDHHC3-like translates to MFHVFFARFLLLCDIFWEPYNENDGYIVEYMFYDQRNLNLQSSLQTIFKGGYSYSYPEHQGDEHIAKMVSFNRNDPCGVICVIVTYAAILYADYVIVRHLIPVMSHTLWGAINAVIFNVIVFLIAASHLQAVLSDPGVIPLPSASMDFSDMHSPQPPKENMDGWTVCMKCETYRPPRAHHCRICRRCIRRMDHHCPWINNCVGEYNQKFFLQFLFYVGLASIHALTMIIVSWILDPGIKSEGKHVKLTHSILLVIESLLFGLFVIGIGCDQMMAILRNTTLVEQVKKEGPRRQHKSKMALCREVFGRGHPLTWLCPLTLSRSRPSVFRQSHII, encoded by the exons ATGTTTCACGTATTTTTTGCACGTTTTCTTTTACTGTGCGATATATTTTGGGAACCGTATAATGAAAATGATGGATATATTGTTGAATACATGTTTTATGATCAACGGAACCTAAATTTACAGTCATCTTTGCAGACGATTTTTAAGGGAGGCTACTCTTACTCGTACCCTGAACACCAAGGGGACGAGCACATTGCGAAAATGGTTTCTTTCAACAGGAATGATCCTTGTGGGGTTATTTGTGTCATCGTGACTTATGCAGCAATCCTATATGCGGACTATGTGATAGTTAGACACCTCATTCCTGTTATGTCCCACAC ATTATGGGGTGCTATAAACGCCGTCATCTTCAACGTCATTGTGTTTCTCATTGCGGCATCTCACCTGCAGGCAGTGCTGTCAGACCCTGGGGTGATCCCCCTTCCCTCCGCCAGCATGGACTTTTCTGACATGCACTCTCCCCAGCCACCAAAGGaaaat ATGGACGGATGGACAGTGTGCATGAAGTGTGAAACGTACAGACCTCCCCGCGCTCATCACTGTCGTATCTGTCGTCGCTGCATTCGTCGCATGGATCATCACTGTCCATG GATCAACAACTGTGTTGGAGAATACAACCAAAagttttttcttcagttcctgTTCTATGTGG GTCTGGCAAGCATTCACGCCCTGACCATGATCATCGTCAGCTGGATTCTGGATCCAGGGATCAAGTCTGAAGGCAAACATGTTAAACT gacTCATTCCATTTTGCTGGTGATTGAGTCATTGCTGTTTGGTCTGTTTGTCATTGGCATTGGCTGTGATCAG ATGATGGCCATTCTGAGGAACACAACGCTGGTGGAGCAGGTGAAGAAGGAGGGACCACGTCGACAACACAAGTCCAAGATGGCGCTGTGCAGGGAAGTCTTTGGACGGG gtcATCCACTCACTTGGTTATGCCCCTTGACGCTGTCGCGGTCTCGGCCCAGTGTCTTTCGACAGTCTCACATCATCTGA